A genome region from Baekduia alba includes the following:
- a CDS encoding Vps62-related protein — MSDAAQLLERHQPYLKYDSQEAFFADAAEIFVESPGMRLRRKGSSADVAVAGDALSLAFLATDPDPYPGTALKPAATDTVGVPDKDYRARAAALHVQPELRNVCYGHVIADRDGARWLQYWYFYFYNDYNLIGRVIKAGLHEGDWETVQVRLNAADEPDYAVYAQHSHAAGRPWDQVERVPATQRPVVYVARGSHAAYFEPGTKWTGVWFDYADGKRQSPERQRLVEIVKGDAAVRWVRWPGRWGDTPKGPLPQDADSPRSPGSHTQWLDPLALLDVAATAAPALVPADRPAPPAAPGVTLTRLAGGDARLDWTVVPGADGTLPTALTITINSKDEPAPPRTFNKAIDGTGGSVALEGLDPANRYDVFVSDVSTDGIASESVRRDLA, encoded by the coding sequence GTGAGCGACGCCGCGCAGCTGCTCGAACGTCACCAGCCCTACCTGAAGTACGACAGCCAGGAGGCGTTCTTCGCCGACGCCGCCGAGATCTTCGTCGAGAGCCCCGGGATGCGGCTGCGGCGCAAGGGCAGCAGCGCCGACGTCGCGGTCGCGGGCGACGCGCTCTCGCTCGCGTTCCTGGCGACCGACCCCGACCCGTATCCGGGGACGGCGCTCAAGCCCGCCGCGACCGACACGGTCGGCGTGCCCGACAAGGACTACCGTGCCCGCGCCGCCGCGCTGCATGTGCAGCCCGAGCTGCGCAACGTCTGCTACGGCCACGTCATCGCCGATCGCGACGGCGCGCGCTGGTTGCAGTACTGGTACTTCTATTTCTACAACGACTACAACCTGATCGGCCGCGTCATCAAGGCGGGCCTGCATGAGGGCGACTGGGAGACCGTGCAGGTGCGGCTGAACGCCGCCGACGAGCCCGACTACGCCGTCTACGCCCAGCACTCGCACGCGGCCGGGCGGCCGTGGGACCAGGTCGAGCGGGTGCCGGCGACGCAGCGGCCGGTCGTCTACGTCGCGCGCGGATCGCACGCCGCCTACTTCGAGCCCGGGACCAAGTGGACCGGCGTGTGGTTCGACTACGCCGACGGCAAGCGCCAGAGCCCGGAGCGCCAGCGGCTCGTCGAGATCGTCAAGGGCGACGCCGCCGTGCGGTGGGTCCGCTGGCCGGGCCGTTGGGGCGACACGCCGAAGGGGCCGCTGCCGCAGGACGCCGACAGCCCGCGCTCGCCCGGCTCGCACACGCAGTGGCTCGACCCGCTGGCGCTGCTCGACGTCGCCGCGACGGCCGCGCCGGCGCTCGTCCCCGCCGACCGCCCCGCCCCGCCCGCGGCGCCCGGCGTGACGCTCACGCGGCTGGCCGGCGGCGACGCGCGCCTGGACTGGACGGTCGTGCCCGGCGCCGACGGGACGCTGCCGACGGCGCTGACCATCACCATCAACTCGAAGGACGAGCCGGCCCCGCCGCGGACGTTCAACAAGGCGATCGACGGCACCGGCGGGTCGGTCGCCCTGGAGGGCCTGGACCCGGCCAACCGCTATGACGTGTTCGTCAGCGACGTGTCGACCGACGGCATCGCGTCCGAGTCCGTCCGGCGCGACCTGGCTTAG
- a CDS encoding HelD family protein produces the protein MSAEATTDRELAAEQAHLDRTWSAYDHVLRALSGERGAGIDEFANEALERMRRERLRLYTASSGPLFFGRIDEAAGERRYIGRHAIADEDNELLVVNWRAPAAEPFYAATTADHRGLLGRRRLDVDDRRVLGFVDETLAAADGSRVLDAAIVEDITRRRVGEMRQIVSTITPDQYELIARDVEGALVIQGGPGTGKTAVGLHRAAWLLYADPALARAGVLVVGPNEVFIAYISQVLPSLGETTVEQKPVDALAPARGARAAEPTDVATLKGSGRMAPLLERLLWARVAPVAETVRIRNGRDLVVIAPADVAPLVAATREQTRSYEAGRERFRARMADWVMTRAHDGTAIRRTKEFQKLVTAVWPRVTADQLFLMALKGRPRLADAARGLLDDDEVDLLLSSGPPKPKGALRHSDVPLLDEARWLVDPDLRTYGHVVVDEAQNLTPMELRMAARRARGHAMTILGDIAQRTADAELESWSAVVGAAGVRRFDVAQLEVSYRVPDDFLRLAATVAPAGIETQPRGVREAPWAALAIAAADGADLARSVQAIAAALRDRVGSVGVVAAADHHAPLVAAAGLSETTDHLTGGVDLLGLQAVKGLEFDAVVVVEPAAILAERPDGGGGGLYTALTRSTRALAIVHQAPLPAALAGAPELRHVGLDAAVATFDA, from the coding sequence GTGAGCGCCGAAGCGACGACCGATCGGGAGCTGGCGGCCGAGCAGGCGCACCTGGACCGGACGTGGTCGGCCTACGACCACGTCCTGCGCGCGCTCAGCGGGGAGCGCGGCGCGGGCATCGACGAGTTCGCCAACGAGGCGCTGGAGCGCATGCGCCGCGAGCGGCTGCGGCTCTACACCGCCAGCAGCGGGCCGCTGTTCTTCGGCCGGATCGACGAGGCGGCCGGCGAGCGGCGCTACATCGGCCGTCACGCGATCGCCGACGAGGACAACGAGTTGTTGGTGGTCAACTGGCGCGCGCCGGCGGCCGAGCCGTTCTACGCCGCGACGACCGCGGACCACCGCGGGCTGCTCGGCCGGCGCCGCCTCGACGTCGACGACCGTCGCGTGCTCGGCTTCGTGGACGAGACGCTGGCGGCGGCCGACGGCTCCCGCGTCCTGGACGCCGCGATCGTCGAGGACATCACGCGCCGGCGCGTGGGGGAGATGCGCCAGATCGTCTCCACGATCACGCCCGACCAGTACGAGCTGATCGCGCGCGACGTCGAGGGCGCGCTGGTGATCCAGGGCGGGCCTGGGACCGGGAAGACGGCGGTCGGGCTGCACCGCGCCGCGTGGCTGCTGTACGCCGATCCGGCGCTCGCGCGCGCCGGCGTGCTGGTCGTCGGGCCCAACGAGGTCTTCATCGCCTACATCTCGCAGGTGCTGCCGTCGCTGGGCGAGACGACCGTCGAGCAGAAGCCCGTCGACGCGCTGGCGCCGGCGCGCGGCGCCCGCGCCGCCGAGCCGACCGACGTCGCCACGCTGAAGGGCAGCGGCCGGATGGCGCCCCTGCTGGAGCGGCTGCTCTGGGCGCGCGTCGCGCCGGTGGCGGAGACCGTCCGGATCCGCAACGGGCGCGACCTCGTCGTCATCGCGCCGGCCGACGTCGCCCCGCTGGTCGCCGCCACGCGCGAGCAGACGCGCTCCTATGAGGCCGGCCGCGAGCGCTTCCGGGCGCGGATGGCCGACTGGGTCATGACGCGCGCCCACGACGGGACGGCGATCCGGCGCACCAAGGAGTTCCAGAAGCTCGTCACCGCCGTCTGGCCGCGCGTGACCGCCGACCAGCTGTTCCTGATGGCCTTGAAGGGGCGGCCACGCCTCGCCGACGCGGCGCGCGGGCTGCTGGACGACGACGAGGTCGACCTGCTGCTGAGCTCAGGCCCGCCGAAGCCCAAGGGCGCGCTGCGCCACAGCGACGTGCCGCTGCTCGACGAGGCGCGCTGGCTCGTCGACCCGGACCTGCGCACCTACGGCCACGTCGTCGTCGACGAGGCGCAGAACCTCACGCCGATGGAGCTGCGGATGGCGGCGCGCCGCGCCCGCGGGCACGCGATGACGATCCTCGGCGACATCGCCCAGCGCACGGCCGACGCGGAGCTCGAGTCGTGGTCGGCGGTCGTCGGCGCGGCCGGCGTCCGGCGCTTCGACGTCGCGCAGCTCGAGGTCAGCTACCGCGTGCCCGACGACTTCCTGCGCCTCGCCGCGACCGTCGCGCCCGCCGGGATCGAGACCCAGCCGCGCGGCGTGCGCGAGGCGCCGTGGGCGGCGCTGGCGATCGCGGCGGCCGACGGCGCGGACCTCGCCCGGTCGGTGCAGGCGATCGCCGCCGCGCTGCGCGATCGGGTCGGCAGCGTCGGCGTCGTCGCGGCCGCCGACCATCACGCGCCGCTCGTGGCGGCCGCCGGGCTGTCGGAGACGACCGACCACCTCACGGGCGGCGTCGACCTGCTCGGCCTTCAAGCCGTCAAGGGGCTGGAGTTCGACGCGGTGGTCGTGGTCGAGCCCGCCGCGATCCTGGCCGAGCGCCCCGACGGCGGCGGCGGGGGGTTGTACACCGCCTTGACCCGCTCGACCCGCGCGCTGGCGATCGTCCACCAGGCGCCGCTGCCGGCCGCGCTGGCCGGCGCGCCGGAGCTGCGCCACGTCGGGCTCGACGCGGCCGTGGCGACCTTCGACGCCTAA
- a CDS encoding threonine aldolase family protein, whose amino-acid sequence MRAFASDNYAGAHPEVLAAIAEANVDHAVSYGADPWTARANELIRAQFGAQAQPWLVFNGTAANVLSLGALTRTWECVVTPETSHLHVDEAAAPERLAGVKLLTLPTEEGKLSPAQIEPLLARQGDEHAPQVRVVSVANTTELGTVYSVAEIRALADVAHANGLLLHVDGSRLANAAVATGASLAELTTKAGADAVSFGLTKNGALGVEVVVFLRDPGPEGFAWLRKQHAQLSSKMRFQAAQVVALLEDDLWRRSAAHANAMAAALAQRVAAIPSIQLTRPVQANAVFALLPRELADAVRPDFPFYTWDESTGEVRWMCSWDTTEDDVAGFAAALERAAAATA is encoded by the coding sequence ATGCGCGCGTTCGCCTCCGACAACTACGCCGGTGCCCACCCCGAGGTCCTCGCGGCCATCGCGGAGGCCAACGTCGACCATGCCGTGTCCTACGGCGCCGATCCGTGGACGGCGCGGGCCAACGAGCTGATCCGCGCGCAGTTCGGCGCGCAGGCGCAGCCGTGGCTGGTCTTCAACGGCACGGCGGCCAACGTCCTGTCGCTCGGCGCGCTGACGCGCACGTGGGAGTGCGTGGTCACGCCCGAGACGTCGCACCTGCACGTCGACGAGGCCGCCGCGCCCGAGCGCCTGGCCGGCGTCAAGCTGCTCACGCTGCCGACCGAGGAGGGCAAGCTCAGCCCGGCGCAGATCGAGCCGCTGCTCGCGCGCCAGGGCGACGAGCACGCGCCGCAGGTGCGCGTCGTCTCGGTCGCCAACACGACCGAGCTGGGCACCGTCTACAGCGTGGCGGAGATCCGCGCGCTGGCCGACGTCGCCCATGCCAACGGGCTCCTGCTCCACGTGGACGGCTCGCGGCTGGCCAACGCCGCGGTCGCGACCGGCGCCTCGCTGGCCGAGCTGACCACCAAGGCCGGCGCCGACGCCGTCTCGTTCGGCCTGACCAAGAACGGCGCCCTGGGCGTCGAGGTCGTCGTCTTCCTGCGCGATCCCGGCCCCGAGGGCTTCGCCTGGCTGCGCAAGCAGCACGCGCAGCTCTCGTCGAAGATGCGCTTCCAGGCGGCGCAGGTCGTCGCGCTGCTGGAGGACGACCTCTGGCGCCGCTCGGCCGCGCACGCCAACGCGATGGCCGCCGCGCTGGCCCAGCGCGTCGCCGCGATCCCCAGCATCCAGCTGACCCGCCCGGTCCAGGCCAACGCGGTGTTCGCGCTCCTGCCGCGCGAGCTGGCCGACGCCGTCCGCCCCGACTTCCCGTTCTACACCTGGGACGAGTCCACCGGCGAGGTCCGCTGGATGTGCTCCTGGGACACGACCGAGGACGACGTCGCGGGCTTCGCGGCGGCGCTCGAGCGCGCGGCGGCCGCCACGGCATAG